The genomic interval AAAACACGCTGTCATAATTGATATTCATTACATCTGTGATTGTTTTTTTAGTTATTTCGTGCATTTTATTATACGTTGCTATATGCGTTATTTCGGCAATATCACGGGAAATATAATGATTTAAAAACTCAATAATACAGCAACCACGCTCAAACGAGCGTAAATCTATAACCATGCTCGTTTCACCAATTATTTTTCCTTTTGCTAAAACAATTGGTTGAAGATTCTTCGGCACTCCATCAGGCTTTACAGCTAACCCAATGTTTTTCGTTTCATGATGATAATTAATCAAAAATTTATAGTTGCCATACAAACAAATGCACTTCAGTGCATCTAATTTAGTCATCAGTAACGTTTTATTGTAAATAGTATAATAAAGTCTAATGAGCATAAAAGGCTCATTGGTTGTTGTTGTGAGGAGACCCAATTGCGTTTCACCCAAATGATCCATGTTAGCAAGTGAAAATCGTTCATCACCGCTAGATGAGGTTATTAGATTATCCTGTTTGGTGTTACTGCGAGTATTGATGCAGCATTTCTTATATTTTCGTCCACTATTGCATA from Legionella antarctica carries:
- a CDS encoding YecA family protein, whose protein sequence is MSKIGRNDPCLCNSGRKYKKCCINTRSNTKQDNLITSSSGDERFSLANMDHLGETQLGLLTTTTNEPFMLIRLYYTIYNKTLLMTKLDALKCICLYGNYKFLINYHHETKNIGLAVKPDGVPKNLQPIVLAKGKIIGETSMVIDLRSFERGCCIIEFLNHYISRDIAEITHIATYNKMHEITKKTITDVMNINYDSVFSEENMHRPDMRFDKLMSEAEHIESIEEKQELMMNFMLESTAEKPNLIEKYPVHYYEDGIDSIKCTLKFHQLLAHEHLMGNESLNMFQLISKIIPEVIDDNGVTNELNEYV